The Arthrobacter oryzae DNA window AAGAGATGTTGGATCATGCGCAGTTCGACGCGCCGATCGCGAAAAATGGGCCCGGAGGGCTTGGTCGAGAAGAAGCCCTTGTACGTTCAGCTCATGAAAGAAGGCCACTCCAACTCGGCAGCATGCAGGATTCTTGGGATCCACAAAAACACGGGCAGGCGTTGGTTGCATGGGCGCAACGGGGTCGAGGGCCTGGTGCAGCAGGGAGTTGGCCCGGAATCGACCGGACTCACGTCGCTATCATCCGTTCCGCGCCCAGCAAATGGCACAGAAGAGAAGGCCGCGACCCAGACTGGCAAGCTTGCCGGAGATGACGAGCTCAGGGATTACGTCGTGGCCTGTCTATCGAAGCGGTGGAGCCCCCAGCAGGTCTCCTGGGCCCTAGAGGAACGGTTTCCGGGGGAAAAGCACCGGCACTT harbors:
- a CDS encoding helix-turn-helix domain-containing protein, with protein sequence MKEGHSNSAACRILGIHKNTGRRWLHGRNGVEGLVQQGVGPESTGLTSLSSVPRPANGTEEKAATQTGKLAGDDELRDYVVACLSKRWSPQQVSWALEERFPGEKHRHLAHETIYRALYQ